From Mycobacterium colombiense CECT 3035:
GCCTGGCCTTCCCCCGGGCCCCCAAACGGATGGCCGGCGGCGAGAGCTTCACGTTTCACCTGCCGGCCTATCACCGCGACGAGATCGAGATGGTCCGCACCATCGCCTCGATCATCGAAAAGCAGGGCCGCTCCGGCAAATTCGTTCTCGTCACCTGGCACACGGTGTACCACAACCAGCACGACGACCTGCTGGCCGAAGCGTCGACCTCGATGATCGCCCGTCCATGACCGGTCAGCAGCCGTTCTTCGAGGACGTCGCGGTGGGCGACGACATTCCCACCCTGACCGTCACCGTCGACGAAACCCAGATGTTCTTCTTCAGCGCCGCCACCTACAACGGCCACCGGATCCACTACGACAAAGAGTGGGCCCGCGACACCGAAGGCTACGAGAACATCCTGGTGCATGGCCCGCTGCAGGCGGCGCTGCTGGCCCGCGCGCTGGGCGACTGGATCGGCGGGCGCGGGCGGCTGGTGTCGTTCTCGGTGCAGAACCGGGCCGTCGCCTATCCCGGCGAAGCGCTCAGCTTCGGTGGTGAGGTCACCGGTAAACGGCTGAGCGACACGGGAACCGGGCTGGTCGACCTCGTCATCGCCGGGCGCCGCGACGCCACGATACTGATGCCGGGCATGGCGACGGTCGAGCTACCGATGCGGGGAGCCCAGCCGTGACCGGGCTGCGCGGCGAGGCGGCCATCGTCGGCATCGCCGAGCTGCCCGCGCAGCGGCGGCCGACCCGTGCGCCGCTGTTCACCCTCGACCAGTACGCGGTGCTGGCGAAGATGGCGATCGAGGACGCCGGAGTCGACCCCGGCTGTGTCAACGGCCTGCTGACCCACGGCATCGCCGAGTCGCCCATGTTCGCACCGGCCACACTGTGCGAATACCTGGGCTTCGCCCTGGATTTCGGCGAGCGGGTAGATCTCGGCGGGGCCACCGCCGCCGGAATGATCTGGCGGGCCGCGGCGGCCGTCGAACTCGGCGTCTGCGAAGCGGCGCTCGCCGTCGTGCCCGGATCGGCTTCGGTACCCCAATCCGAGCGCCGGCCCATGCCCGAGCCGAATTGGTATGGGGCGTCGTCGAACAACTACGGCTCGCCGCAGGCCGAATTCGAGATTCCCTACGGCAACGTGGGCCAGAACGCGCCGTATGCGCAGATCGCCCAGCGTTACGCCGCGGAATTTGGTTACGACCCGGCCGCGGTCGCCAAGATCGCCGTCGACCAACGCACCAACGCGTGTGCGCACCCCGGCGCGGTGTTTCACGGCACCCCGATCACGGTGAACGACGTGCTGGACAGCCCGATGATCGCCGACCCCATCCACATGCTGGAAACGGTGATGCGCGTGCACGGGGGAGTGGGCGTATTGATCGCCAACGCCGACATCGCGCGCCGCGGCCGCCACCGCCCGGTGTGGATCACGGGCTTCGGCGAGCACATCGCCTTCAAGACCCCGACCTATGCCGAGGACCTGCTCTCCACCCCGATCGCACGCGCGGCCGACCGAGCCTTCGCGATGGCCGGGCTGAACCGGTCCGAAGTGGACGTCGCGTCGATCTACGACTGCTACACCATCACGGTGCTGATGAGCCTGGAGGACGCCGGCTTCTGCGCGAAAGGCGAAGGCATGTCCTGGATTACGGAGCACGACCTGACCTTTCGCGGTGACTTCCCGCTCAACACCGCCGGCGGCCAACTGTCCTTCGGCCAGGCCGGCATGGCCGGCGGCATGCACCATGTGGCCGACGGTGCGCGCCAGATCATGGGCCGGGCCGGCGACGCGCAGGTGGCCGACTGTCACACCGCGTTCGTGACCGGCAACGGCGGCATCATGAGTGAACAGGTCGCACTGCTCCTGCGGGGGGACTAGCCATGGCCCACCCCGTCCCCGAGCCCACACCCGTCTCGCGGCCGTTCTGGGACGGCCTCGCGCAGCACCGGATCCTGGTGCAGTATTCGCCGTCGGCGCAGCGCTACGTGTTCTACCCGCGCACGCTGGCCCCGGGCACCCTGGCCGACGACCTGGAATGGCGCGAAATCGACGGCGCTGCAACGCTGTACACCTTCACGATCGCCCGCCGGCCCACCGGGCCGCCGTGGCAAGACGCGCTGCCTCAGTTGCCCGCGGTGGTGCAGTGGGACGCCGGGCCGAAATTCAGCACCGAACTTGTCGATGTCGAACCCGGTGACATCCGGGTCGGGATGCGGGTGCGGCCGGTGTTCTACGATCTGCCGGAAGAGGGCATCACCCTGCTGAAATATCGGCCCGCATGACCTTGGGCGGCCACGTCGGAGAGGAAGCGATCCCTGCTGGAGACGGTTCAACAGCTATTGCGGCAGCGTCGCGACGACGACAGCCCGGCGCTCGCCCACGGCGAGGCGACGTGGACCTGGCGCCAACACCTCGCCGAGGCGGAGGCTGAGGCCGCCGCGCTCATCGAACTCGCGGACCCGGCGCGCCCGCTGCATGTCGGTGCGGCGCTTGGCAATTCACCGGCGATGTTGCGGGCCATGGCCGCGGCCGCGCTTGGCGGCTACGTACTGTGCGGCCTCAACACCACGCGGCGCGGTGCCGGATTGCTAGCCGACATCCGGCGATCCGACTGCCAGCTGCTGCTCGTCGACCCCGACCATCTCGAACTGCTGGAGGGATTGGACCTCAACGGCATTCAGGTGCTCGACGTGACCGGCGCACGCTACGCCGAAGCCGTGGCCGCGGCGCCCCCGCTGGTCCCCGTTCGCGAGGTGGCCGCCGCCGACACCCTGATGATGATCTTCACCTCGGGCACCAGCGGTGACCCGAAGGTGGTGCGGTTCGCCCACGGCATGGCGATCATGTGCGGTGCAAGCCTGATCTATCAGTACGACGTCACCGCCGACGACGTCTGCTACCTGTCCATGCCGCTCTTCCATTCCAATGGCGTCGCCGCCGGGTGGGCCGTCGCCATCGGCAGCGGGGCCACCATGGTGCCGGCCCGGTTCTCGCCGTCGCGCTTTCTCGACGATGTCCGCCGCTACCGGGTGACCTACCTGAACTACGTCGGCAAGCCGCTGGCGTTGATCCTGTCCACCCCCGAGCGTCCCGACGACGCCGACAACACGCTGCGGGTGGCGTTCGGCAACGAGGCCACTGATCGCGATATCGCGGAATTCGCAAGGCGGTTCGGCTGCCGGGTGATCGACAGCTTCGGCTCCAGCGAATTCGCGGTCATCGTGGTGCGCGAGGACGGCACCCCGCCCGGCTCCATCGGCAAGCCGTACCCCGGCGTGAGCATCTACAACTCGACGACGCTGCAAGAGTGCGAGACCGCGCGGTTTGACGCGCACGGGGCGCTGGCCAATTTCGATGACGCCGTCGGTGAACTGGTCAACACCCAGGGCGCGGGGCCGTTCGCCGGCTACTACAACGACCCGGCCGCCACCGCCGAGCGGATGCGGCACGGGATGTATTGGTCCGGCGATCTGGCCTACCGCGACGCCGACGGCTGGATCTATCTCGCCGGGCGGACCGCCGACTGGATGCGGGTGGATGGGGAGAACCTGGCGGCCGGCCCGATCGAGCGGATTCTGGCACGGCTGCCCGAGGTCAGCCAGGTCGCCGTCTACGCGGTGCCCGACGAGCGGGTGGGCGACCAGGTGATGGCCGCCCTGGTGCTGCGGCCCGGGGCCAGCCTGCAGCCGGAGGATTTCGCGAAATTCCTTGCCGCCCAAGCCGATCTGTCCCCGAAGGCGTGGCCGCGCCACGTCCGCATCAACGATCGGTTGCCCTCGACCGCGACCAACAAGATCCTCAAGCGGGCGCTGATCGCCGCGGGCGTCACGGCGCAGGACGGTGTGTTGTGGACGCGGCCCGCGCGCGGCACCGGCTACGCCCTGGCGGGTGACAGCGCCGACGGCCGCGACATCGGCCCTCGGGTCGTGAGCTAGCGGGCCGGCTCAGCCCGCTTCCTCGGGGGCCGGGGCCTCGCCGAAGCGCGCCAGCACCAGGGTCCCGGACACCGCGACGGCGAACCCCGCGATCACCAGCCAGCCGAGGCCGTCGCGCGCGGTGTCACCCAGCCACACCACCCCGACGAACGCCGGCGCCAGCGTTTCGCCGACCACCATCCCCGCGACGGCCGTGGTCACCGATCCGCGGTGTAACGCGGAGGTGAGCAACAGAAACCCCGCGGCGCCACCCGCGGCCGCCGCGTACAGGGCGGGGTTGGTGTAGAAGGAGCGTTCGGTGGGATCGATCGCGTCCACCAGGCGCACGCCGACCTCGACGACGCCGAAACCGGTTCCGGCGCCCAACCCCAATACGAGGGCACGGGCACGGTCGGGCAGACGTCCCGCGGCGGCGCCGCCGGCGAAAATCGCGGCCACCACGCCCAGCAGGGCCCAGCCGAGTCCGGCCGGGGCGTGCCGAAAGTGGCCCGGCCCGGCGGCGAGGGCGAGGGCGACCAGGCTGGCGCAGACGACGCCGACGGCCGTCCACTCGGACGACGACAAGCGCGCCGAGAGCACCGACGCCGCGACGACGCCGGTGACCGCGATCGAGGCGGCCAGCGCCGCCGCGACCACATAGATCGGGACGAGGCGCAGCGCCGCGACC
This genomic window contains:
- a CDS encoding DMT family transporter, whose translation is MSVGVLIGFLLALGCSLCYGTATVLQAAGTRSVEAGSGSGVDAVLLLRAVRQWRYLAGVGLDVAGFALQVAALRLVPIYVVAAALAASIAVTGVVAASVLSARLSSSEWTAVGVVCASLVALALAAGPGHFRHAPAGLGWALLGVVAAIFAGGAAAGRLPDRARALVLGLGAGTGFGVVEVGVRLVDAIDPTERSFYTNPALYAAAAGGAAGFLLLTSALHRGSVTTAVAGMVVGETLAPAFVGVVWLGDTARDGLGWLVIAGFAVAVSGTLVLARFGEAPAPEEAG
- a CDS encoding thiolase family protein codes for the protein MTGLRGEAAIVGIAELPAQRRPTRAPLFTLDQYAVLAKMAIEDAGVDPGCVNGLLTHGIAESPMFAPATLCEYLGFALDFGERVDLGGATAAGMIWRAAAAVELGVCEAALAVVPGSASVPQSERRPMPEPNWYGASSNNYGSPQAEFEIPYGNVGQNAPYAQIAQRYAAEFGYDPAAVAKIAVDQRTNACAHPGAVFHGTPITVNDVLDSPMIADPIHMLETVMRVHGGVGVLIANADIARRGRHRPVWITGFGEHIAFKTPTYAEDLLSTPIARAADRAFAMAGLNRSEVDVASIYDCYTITVLMSLEDAGFCAKGEGMSWITEHDLTFRGDFPLNTAGGQLSFGQAGMAGGMHHVADGARQIMGRAGDAQVADCHTAFVTGNGGIMSEQVALLLRGD
- a CDS encoding Zn-ribbon domain-containing OB-fold protein; translated protein: MAHPVPEPTPVSRPFWDGLAQHRILVQYSPSAQRYVFYPRTLAPGTLADDLEWREIDGAATLYTFTIARRPTGPPWQDALPQLPAVVQWDAGPKFSTELVDVEPGDIRVGMRVRPVFYDLPEEGITLLKYRPA
- the fadD1 gene encoding fatty-acid--CoA ligase FadD1, with translation MLETVQQLLRQRRDDDSPALAHGEATWTWRQHLAEAEAEAAALIELADPARPLHVGAALGNSPAMLRAMAAAALGGYVLCGLNTTRRGAGLLADIRRSDCQLLLVDPDHLELLEGLDLNGIQVLDVTGARYAEAVAAAPPLVPVREVAAADTLMMIFTSGTSGDPKVVRFAHGMAIMCGASLIYQYDVTADDVCYLSMPLFHSNGVAAGWAVAIGSGATMVPARFSPSRFLDDVRRYRVTYLNYVGKPLALILSTPERPDDADNTLRVAFGNEATDRDIAEFARRFGCRVIDSFGSSEFAVIVVREDGTPPGSIGKPYPGVSIYNSTTLQECETARFDAHGALANFDDAVGELVNTQGAGPFAGYYNDPAATAERMRHGMYWSGDLAYRDADGWIYLAGRTADWMRVDGENLAAGPIERILARLPEVSQVAVYAVPDERVGDQVMAALVLRPGASLQPEDFAKFLAAQADLSPKAWPRHVRINDRLPSTATNKILKRALIAAGVTAQDGVLWTRPARGTGYALAGDSADGRDIGPRVVS
- a CDS encoding MaoC/PaaZ C-terminal domain-containing protein, with product MTGQQPFFEDVAVGDDIPTLTVTVDETQMFFFSAATYNGHRIHYDKEWARDTEGYENILVHGPLQAALLARALGDWIGGRGRLVSFSVQNRAVAYPGEALSFGGEVTGKRLSDTGTGLVDLVIAGRRDATILMPGMATVELPMRGAQP